The following nucleotide sequence is from Mytilus edulis chromosome 13, xbMytEdul2.2, whole genome shotgun sequence.
TACGGACAACTGGTTCCGTTTAAATTGTCACGCGGAGATCCACCGTGAAAACAAACAGCTAGTTTTGTCTTGTCATTCTAATTCTTGAAATTCACAGCGATTCCTTACAGACATTATTTGTTCTCGTCACAGATAGATTCAAGGTGATTACTTATGGCCATAGGCATAGGGTTGTTTTTCGTCACAGGTAGATTTATGGTGGTTACCTATGACAATTGAGTTTTTTCTCGTCACGGTGATTCAAGGGGATTACTTATGGACAATGGGTTCTTTCTCGTCATAGGTAGATTTCCAGTGATTAATTATGGCCATATGGTTCTTTTTCGTCATAGGCAGAATCATGGTGATTACTTACAGACAAGTGGTTCTTCCTCGTCACGGAGATTCGCGGTGATTACTTACAGGCAAGTTGTTCTTTCTCGTCACGGAGATTCACGGTAATTACTTACAGAAAAgtggttctttttttttgtcacagGGTAGATTCACAGTGATACTTGCGGCACTTTGGTTCATTCGGATGATAAACAATAAATGATTTACGGATTGAACTCTTTTGCAAATTACCCGTAACTATGTCAATACGCAACAATAACAGATATGTATTTGTCTCTGTAGGACGAATATCAAGTTTACAGTTTTTGCGTTTTCTTTTGCTAATAATAATTTGATGGGTTTGATGTAGTTGTTTATTGTTTTTCGAAAGATGTTTAACCAATTTGCTTTTTTCTCACAGTTCGTAAGAAGTCAGTCAGTCCGATATTTGTGTACAGTATatactgaattgttttacaaatgtcttatcggggccttttatagctgactatgcggtatgggctttgctcattgttgaaggccgtacggtgacctatagttgttaatgtctgtgtcattttggtcttttgtggatagttgtctcattggcaatcataccacatcttcttttttatattgttgtattCTTATCAAAATCTGTAAGTTGACGAAATCTAAGGGAATTTTTAATATAATTCATATGCTGtaactttttaaataaattttaaaaaatcatgtataATTTTGGTATCAAGAGATTGTCAAAGCTTTAAAAAGTGGAATCAATGTTGAATACATGTTGAAAGtcttttgaataatgaaaaaaaatggtaaataGGAATTATAGAGCATATATTATGTCCAGCTCACAATCGTCCAGAgtgtaaaaaaagttattaaaatcgAAAAAGAAGCTGTTGAAGATCTGCTATCAACATAccattctttaaataaaaaaaaaaataaaaaaaataaaaaggtaaGACATTCAACGAAAAATGCGAGTTCCTGCAATTAGAGAGGTATATGTATAATTGGCGGGTTATTAAActtgttttttaaatatcaaattacaatttataatcCCTATCGTTGTCTTTTTTGCAACAGCGCCACTGGAGGATCAATCATCAGTCATTGACTGATCCTGTCAATTCTTTGTGTGTGTACAGTTATGTCCGTAgttccgtctgtccgttcgtccgttcttACTTTTAATTGTATTGAAATCATACAACTTGTATTAATTATGACAAGTGAACGCAACTCCGAAGAGACAATTTGACAGAATGATCTATTACTTAGTTTTATTGCTTGCCATCATATTTAGTTGTCCGTATagtattttcattttggtttgaCAAAATTTGAGATTCTATTGGACTTTGGCCATTTGTTGGAGTATTGTATCAACAAGACCTCCTAAACGCAACGCATCTGAGACCATTTGACAGATAGCTCTCTTACTTTGTTAGATTGTTTTTCATCATATTACACTAATAATACAGTAATTTTGATCGACTATTTTAAAGGGAGTAAaggatattttgacattttgacattcataccaaaatgacacatagtGACACACATTTCGGTTCATTATTTGTACAGCAAGgtagaacccccccccccccccttttcaaggTAGATGGAGTGATTTTTCGCTGCGATGAAACAATCTGTTTgttgaaattgtttttaaaatatttcccaTCTCTATAACTTAAAGAATCTATAGAATTTCTATCGTATTGAATTGTTTCTTCTCCTGAATACGCATTACAAATTTGCCACTTGGTATATACTTATTCAATCATGAAAATGTAACACAATCATTGATCGCAATAGAAAGGAAGAGTTTCATTCACCTATTTTTTGCTTATAAGCTATAAGCTGCActcaaaatttattttgatatacaatTTGTTTTACTTACGACCATGTCTGGTATGgaacaaatatagtaaacaaatagcCGACATTCCCTGAAAATGAATCTGGTATTCTAATCATCCAAGAAATGTCACCCAAGACGTTTGTTTGTAGATCTCTTACAAATAATACCGgacaaaaatgttattaaacaatGAGTAATTCCATTATTGAAAGCACCCCTACAACGAAAACATAATCTGTAATCTCATCCAATACTATAGAGCTACATGATGCGGTTAATAAAGACATATTAAAATATTGGATGAATGGCGGAGAAActggttttgaatgattttccgGACTGACCTTCTGTCCGACTTAAATAATAATACTGCAGTTATCAGATATTGAGAATATTATGATGggatttcttaaaatttaacttgttttgaatgattttcccGACCGACCTTTTGTCCGACTTAAACAATGATACTGCAGCTAACTGATTAGTCATCAGACATTGAGAATATTGTACTACGTGATGggatttcttaaatttattttatttagtttgtcTATCTCAAatcttatctttattttttaatatttgttttattactttaatttaaaaaaggggATGGGACTAACCAGACACTCTTATGAAAATAATTACAAGCGAAATGTAAAAAGTTGGAGTTTCATTTTTGaaccaatttgatattattattaCAAGTTTTTTGAGAAtctgttatttatattttaaagtccTTAAACTTTCCTTTATCTATCAGCATTTCTGTTTTTGTCGAAATCGAtgattttgatgattttaaaatacacaatgtatacgacagaggcggatttaggaggGGAAAGGTACCTGCCCCCTCCGTTTGCAGGAATACATTGATTGATTATGAAGCATGAACGGAACAGGCCCCCTCTTAGACAGTCAGTAGGCCCCCTTTATAAAAATGtcttgatccgccactgtaaaACATAATATTTGTTAGATACACAAAGTACATGAAGCTATGATGCCCTTAGACAAAGTAGACCTTGGAAGTTTTTTTACTATTCTGGGTAGACCCTTCTGAATTTTTGATTTGGTATCTCTTGATTTCCAAAACTCTTTTTTTGCTTTAATTGCTTGAAAGTTGACTGCTctacgtccagtgacaaatatttcatgcatttttagcaagagaacaaaatgacaattatttcatttagggagctaccatttgatttttatgatttttatgggggggctaggatgaaatttgaaaaaaaaataggcaggacaggagttttgagtaaaaaaaaaggcaggatgagacactttgcaaaaaaaaaaaggcaggatgacaatttaggtaaaaaaaggcaggaccgaatagagtgaaaaataaaaaggcaggacagagattgcaactaaaaaaaaatgcaggacaaaatttttcatccaagccccccccccccccataaaaatcaaatggtagctcccttagtagGTTCCGCACTAGTAAATGAGGGTAAATTATGGCCACCAATTTCGCCTTGTAACAGAATACACAAGGGACATTGTGtaatatacataaattaggccgttagttttcacgtttgaattgttttacattgtcatttcggggccttttatagctgactatgtggtatgggctatgcttgaaggccgtacgatgacctatagttgttaatttctgtgttattttgggctcttgtggagagttgtctcattggcaatcataccacatcttcttttttctattcAAAGAGATGTTACAAGAGTTCTTTTATGTTCTGGTAGTGGCTGCGTAATCATTCCCCCCTCCCCTCCCTAAAACAAACCCAACCCCACCACCACAACCAAACGGATGGCACATTTTAGAAAGGGGTGTATACTACAAGACGGAAGTTGTCCACGGATGTTTATTTTCTATACCACAGTCAAACCTTGGTTTTGATAGTTACCCATCGacaaaacttataaaataaaacaaataaacgcCCCAATACGGTCTTCAATGGTGGCTGTGGAAAAAAAAGCATCAACGGTGAATAACAAGCTTTCAGTCTGATCTGTATGAAGTTATGACAGTTATTTTTTCTGTTCATTTTGAAAACAtgctttttttcttttacttGCACATCCGAAAGTATTTGGTATTGTAAACttaaaaagtattaaaactaTCAGTTTAGCAGGTTTTCTAAACATGATTGGATCATTTTGTTTATGTACTTACTTACGAGCGAGTTAAAGAAGCGAAGGCCACTTTCCCCGTCACTTGTTACACTATGTTGGTCAAATAATTGTTGAAACGTACGAGAGTTATGATATTTAAAGTCTGAATAATGTACttttaaaatcttgaaaaatgtaaaagaaatcattttgtaaaattttgcttCGAAGGACATTGTTAACCAATCTGGCTTTGTTGGCAAGGGTCTAAATTACAGCGCTCTGTGCTAGTCTTTGTTTTAAAGCTCTTTGAGAATCATCTGCTTTCTCGTAATGAAACACAActtaaagaattataaaaatctttattGGTATATAATCAGGTGATAGATATGTTCAGAAACACGCCATTGAAACCTCGAGGTGAAGATACTGAAAAATTTAGtagttaaaaacaaataaaatgatgaaGATTTTCTAAATCACCTATGCTAGATTGTTTAACGTTATGAACATGtcgttttgttaaattttatgttcaaatcatttatatttgtattttagcaAAAATTGAAGGTAATGTAAATTACAGGTTATGAGGTCAAACACGCAAAAAATGTTTTCACGTATTATAGTAATTCGTAAATAACCTGATAATGAGGCATTTACATAATTAACAACAGATTGGAATCCATCAACCTCTTAACCAAACATCAACGGTAATGAGTTCTCTTCATTACTCCATGTCGTCACATACCACGTGTATGTTTATGTAGCTGGTATCATTCTCCTAATTGATGTACATGAATTAACAACTAACCCATTGAACAAATAGACATAGAACAAATTAGACTAAGTGATTAATACATGAGTTCCTTCTGATCACCATCTTCCGGAAGTAAACTCATATAGCACCTACTTTATCAATTtaagcatatttatttatagtggattgggaaacaagttattgcaacttatatttatccctttcagtgcgagtgctgccttgtagcggtaTTAACCTGCTCTTTCTCGAAATCTACTAggatgtcttttacgtgcaagagatattgctctctcctAACACGGGTCAGCCTTTTATCATTCCCTTCCTGCGGACTatctatcatcgtttctcaagaccatactcacaaatggtgtcaaagAACAGCTGAAAATGTATTCCCTGAAATTTTCTTCCTGGAGCGGGGATTGAACCAGGAACTTTCTTAAATCTAGATATGAAGTAAAAAGCAACTGATTCTTATTGAGTGTTAACAACAATAGGTACTTCCTTTGATTAGGTTCTATTGATTAATACTTGTGCTTGCGTCTCAGTTAGCAAAGATATTGATAGTCTCAATGTTATGCGGATGTAATATTTTGATAGCTTATATATGCATTGTTTCAGTTCTTAATTGTGTAGTACCTTGGTGTAATAAATGGTGCTGTGCTTGTCCGTACCATCGATTTGTTAGTTGTTAGATGGACCGGGGGTGTGGGCCCGGTCGATCTACGTGTACAAACTTCAAATCCCCAGTCCGTCCTTGACTAGAGACTTGATTCTAATCAAATTGCATGTTGTCCACATCATGAACCATCGTTTATTAGTATTTGGTAAATAAACAAGTGTGTGTCCATAGAAAACGGCtgcccactcgcactatcatttttctatgTCTACGGATTCGTTAAAATTTGCGTTAAAAACTCTTTTTGGAATTTAAATtaacttagtttcaagttgaatggacttcagcttcatcaaaagtTACCTTGAACAAAACCTTTAACCCgaagcggaacagacggacggacggccAGAATGAAAAACTCAATgtccataaatgggacataaaaaaactacataaatagataatctttatttcaagaggataatCCAATAAGTTATAACTTATCTTCTTGACAGTCCTCAAAATACTTAAGTACATACAATATTATTATGATATATGCACAATATACAATGTTATATggatatcaattaaaaaaaaggcatattaatttgcacaacccgtgaaaaatttgtaacattttattaaaatgaactcatcatagatactagaaattaaattttgtattttcgtcagacgcgcgtttcctctacaaaagactcataagtgacactcgaataaaaaacaagaatgaaTCCATAGTACGCGGAtgacccactcgcactatcattttctatgtttagtggacagtgaaattggggtaaaaactctaatttggcatttgaattagaaagatcatttcatagagaacatgtatactaagtttcaagttgattggacatcaacttcatcaaataataccttgaccaaaaactttaacctaaaatttgcactatcattttctatgttcagtgaaccgtgaaattgggagtaaaaactctaatttgacaataaaattagaaagaccatatcatagggaacatgtgtactaagtttcaagttgattggacttccacttcatcaaaaactaccttgaccgaaacctttaacctgaagcgagacagacggacggacgaacgaacgaacagacccacagaccagaaaacataatgcccctctactatcgtaggtggggcataaaaagttaagaaggccaaataaagtacgaagttgaaggacATTGATGACCATTCCTAAATGTTTTACGAGATACATGTGTATTGCtcatcattattttatttggtaaattgtttcatatttgagatctagaatatgaaaatgtttcctttaaaataatgttttggcTTCGGgagatttaatagtttttttatCAGCTGATAGTAAACAATGATTTTGATTATCATGGCGTTTTATCTATGAGgattcataaataaaggcaacagtataccgctgttcaaaattcataaatcaatttaaaaaaaagggtaacaaactaaaactaaggggaAAATACACttaggtctagatctttgattgACAATAACAAAGGTTATTTGAACCAGGAGATTAGTATTAACACTGGCATATTCATTTGATCTTAACTTAAGAAAATAATGACGACTCTGCTGTGttcacatatatttatttaaagagtTATTGCAGAAACAGATTGCCTTTGTCATATATTAACAACGAGAGAGCGTATATGCATATGGATGGACAGCAGTGGTCGAGTGGTCCAAGTAGttgaactactgtatcactagcctgtcaacactgaggttgtaagtTCGAGCCCCACATGTTACAGGTTTGACCTGTAacgttcgactccaatcttaattgactatgatTATCAGTTTTCCTAACGAATGTCGGTGGTTCTTTATTGGCAATCTGGCTTccaccaccaataaaaactgaccgtaACGAAATAGCAGTGGTGAATGTAGTgtttatgttccggaccatatgagcatttggaccatacgtgtatggtcatgatggtcatgaccatatgcgtatactatATGGTtcgaccatatgagtattaaTTTTTGATAGATCTTTGATAAAATGACCAATGGTAGTGGCTTTTTTTAAATGACGTGACAACTAGAAGGGTTATATGAATAgttaagtattaaaagtaaagctgttaattaccccgaccatacacgtacggtcggaccatatgaatATATGACCATACACGTATATATGGTCCAAATGCTCATAGGGTTTGGAACATTTGCACCACATAATCAATCATTATATTAAATAGTATATGTGTATAAGTTTGTCTGCGCTCCTCGCATTTTGGAGTGTTATTTTAGATGTACATAAACAACATTTACCTTCTATGATGTGTATACCTGTCTCAATATTTAAGTTGTTTGGAAGGTATCATGATGTAGACGTATGATTCGGATTTTTTGCGTTTGACCGTTGTCATCAGGTTCGCGTTTGACCTCATCAGTTTTAAAATCGAACTACATAACACTCTTTTAAAGATGATAACACAAATGACCCGTCTGGCTTATAATGATTTGTCTAAAGAATTTGCAACCTTCGTTTATATTCAATGGCTCAATAAATAGCTTTAAGACTTTCCAAAGAATTCTGAGACTTTTTTCCTTCCATAACAATCGATGATGATGTCCATTCAGACTAAGGGTTGCCTACAAATTCCGGTAAAAATATACAACTCTTTATAGTGTATCATTTTGTGGATATTTCATAGACCAAAATCGCTCTTCTTCCATGCGAAGTTTTAGGCAAACTATTGTCAAACTAATTCAAGGTAGATGTAGATGTTAAGTATCATATTGAAAGATATAGCTTTATTAATTTAGGTGACGTACAATGGTGGGTTTACCAGTAAAGATTGTATCTGGTGGtcagttgtctcactggcaaaaCATATCATACCTAGTCTCCTTATTTTCCTAGAATTGAAGGGTTTACCAGTTTGAGAAAAATATGGCGTCCATCCATAGCGGTTACTAAAAACTCAGCTCCAGAGGGGTACAAATATTCCCGCTCATGCGGAAAGTCGGAATATTTAGCAATATCACGTGGTTGCCAAGCACAAAAGTGCGTATTGTCTATAACAAGTACACTTCCGTGTGTCCCTGCAAAGCTCTCAGCAATTTTCTTATCGTCTGTGGTCGaaacaaaatctaaatacacaaaGGTCATGTTCACATCATAATGACTTGAAATATTTACAGAAACGCCCCTATATGTTATTTCAGTATAGGGTATTAGTTCATTCCAAAATGTAAGAACTGAGTCAAGCATAAGTGCATACGGTCCAAAATGAAGTGCACTACTTCGAGGCCTGTAAGTGTTATAATCAAACAAAGCTTCACGCTTCAGTGCTTTGTTCATTTCCATATACACATGATTTCCTGTAtatagttttactatcttcccaTAAAAGAGCCTTGTTGTATTTACTCGAAGTATTTTGGCCGAATTAGCGTTGAATCCATAAAGCGAATTAATGACTTCATTCTCGACATTTTTCAGACGAACTTTTGAACTTTGAAATGTGTAATTAAGGAGGTTTTGAAAATGATCCGATGGAGATAAAGATGTATTTCCAAAGAATGTTTTCTTGTATGAACTCATTGTGAGTAACATCAATGGAAGTCCTAGTGTATTGTATTTCTCACCTTTTGCTTGAGTTGTAACGAAAACGGGTGTGTTACCGAAACGTTCCTGCATACGCTTTTCTGTAAAAGTCTTAAGATAGACTTTGATGACATTATTCTTAGCGAGTTGTTCTGGTGTTTTGTCTCCTGCATTTTTCCTTTTGAAAGTTGGTGCACTCTTCACCAGAACGTCGCATGATGTAAAGTTTGAAAGTTTATAAACGGCGTCGGTATTGTTCAGTAGTGTCGCAAGATGAAGCAACGAGTAAGATTCATTTTCCGGTATAACATTTATAAGGTAAGGTTTCTCGTCCAAAATCGTCCATATTCGTTGAAATCTGTTCTTTTTAGCTTCATTTACCATGTATTGTATGTCCCGATTGTCTTTCATGATGTTGTATTGCGGGAAactgaaaaataatgataaacaGTGGATATATGTGGAGatttaacaatatattttaacCAATGTATGCATATATGCTAAGGTTTCGTAGTCCTCTGTGTACGTGTGTACCATATTACGAATCCATAGCGTATGATTGACAAAATATAATTCATCTAGTGAGTTGGTATAAAATTCACTTTAGGTTAGAATAACACAAGGGGTACCACAaatattatatgattttttttgcacGCAGTACAAATTAAAATCTGGAATCTCCTCTTACGAATCGTATTTCAAATATCTACTACTAAAAATTATAATTCTGATTAATCCAGTACAAACAAAAATTCCCTCAAAACATCATTCCCAAGTTTCTATTACTGTCACGCACTGGTAACATCATACCAATGTTCCTTTTTACTATCACACCCTCATAACAGCATACCCATATTTCTATTACTGTAACGCTCTGGTAAAATCATACCTTAGTTCCTATGTCTGTCAACCCCGTTAAACGTTGTAAACAAATCCCTTTAACTGTCACACCCTCTAACATCATACCCAATTGCAAGGTCTATTTCTGTCCCACCCTTATAACATCATAACCAAGTTCCTATTACTGTCACGCCCTCATAACATCATACCAAAGTCATATTACTTGACCTTTAGATAGTTAGAGGGGGAGGGTGGGAGATAAATTTGAAAAAGGCatgacaggagttttgagtactTAAAAAAAAGAAGGATGAGCAACtttctggttcgattcccgttctgGAGAGAAATTTTCcaggactgaattttcggctctcacATGGCACCATTTGCGAAACAATGTAAGTatgtcggaaggggacgataaattgACCCATGTGAAGATCTAGTGaacctttgtagatttcgaaaaagagcaggctaatgccactacaaggcagcactcgcaaccGCAAAATGTAAAGGGACTTTTATAAGTTGCAATaccttgtttcccaatccactataaataattatgtttgaaCTAATGACATTTTGATCCGGGAAGAAATACACCAGTGTGTAACTGAAAGACATCGCATATTAATGCTAATTTTAGAAGTTTGGTTTTCGTTTAGAATGTCCTTCCTCttctatttttcaaaaatcctatttattttcaaaatgccaCTCTGCTCTGTGTCAActctatgtattaataattgaattGAAGGATGTGATCAATTCATTATTCTTCcgtgtatatgtttttttttttcatttgtatttgaaGTTGAGGCTAAGAGGGggatttttcattatttattgacATCTTTTTCAAGCAAGCACGTTTATTAGAGTCTGCTTATATTAGTTGTCAAAACTAATGAAGGAATTTCATTAAATCAAACTGTTCTACTTTctcaaaaatattaaatcatgtatataccatatatgtatttatgatattttgtaaGTGAGTAAGTATCAACATTTACTCAAACCAAAAGGCAAGTGGAAGTAAATTGTCGTTCTTTCTTTAAGATACGCATCAATTCATATCCCTTATCATATGTGGTGAAAATTTTTCAAAAGCATGGATAATTTGCCAAATTGCAGAATATATTCTTCGCACCATAGATGTATTACAGCTATGCTCATGCTAAGTTATGCCCGAAATTATTAGGTGAATATATATGCAATCAGGAATTCCAGAGAATAGTCCAGAGTACCCTCTTAGTTTTAATTACTTTTTCATGTAGGACTGGACCTCAATTTATTACTTATGACAGTGTTAATAAATTGAGTATCATGATTGTGAATAAAAATGTATCTTTTCAAATTACTAAAAAGTTATCTTAGATATTGAACTTCAAGGTAATATTTTAAAGCTTGATGTATACAATACCTTTTGTCTTGTTCGAGGTCTTGTCTGAATTCTTCATCGCTCTTTGTTTCGACACTTATTTTAACAACTGCAGCTGTTGGTATTACATGTAAACTAATAGCAAAAATGACGAGTATGACTTTACTCTTTGAAAAGGAAATCTAAAAACATAATGGaattaatgtaaaataaacaaataaacaaattaaacaaaaaaaaaacaggtttacaaaaataataaaaaaacaaacaattaaataaatttaaaaaaaatgtcagaaacgcaaatgatttttaaagaaataaacggTAGATTATAATATAACAGTTGTATTGGTAGAGGATATCAGTTCTGAAATTCGAAGTTAAATTAGGTTCTCCCATGGGGTGTCTAAGTAATCACATAATAACAtcattaattattgtttttttacagCATAATCAAAAACATAGTTctatacaaataattaaaaatatagttCTAGACAAATAATCATGAAATCTTTTGTCTGGTAATTgataaatcactataaaaaataAGCAAGAAATCACATAATGAAAATCCCCAGGATGAGGCTCTAAATGTTGAAACTGTATCTGATTTTTAGTTCacattaaatgatattttttttcaaattgaatttggtcaaacttttttaaagattattcccAAAACTCGGGTCATGAGTAATACGCTGAAAATTCAATGAAATTATCACCGAATAATTTGAATTTTAACTTTCGTATATAAAGTCATTGGAGTCATTTAATTTACTTATCTTACAATTCCAATGTTATAGTATAACTGCTCTGCCAACGAAAGGACTTACATTTCGTTCTTGTGATTCCTCAGTCAGACGATTTTTATCACTGAATGAATTGTTGACATGCATATTATCCAGATACAAAGCTTGGTTTGTTAAATTTTGGGACAATAAGAATTTCAATTGCTCCAGGAAATATACAAGCTGATTTGAATATTACACCTTAATACACAACTTTACAATCTCTTCCGGTTTTGTGTAAACACCACTTATAAATTAACGATAATATTGTTTCctgaatgtaaaaaataaatgagGGAATGAGAGAtgttaaattacaaattttctgatAAGAAGAGAATACAAATAAAGATTTCACTGAACGAAATTTAGCTTAATAGAAGCTTAGGCaatatgtgttttattttatgcAAATGTTCATATTTCGAACTTCGTTACTTTATAGTCCCAACTCATTTATATGCTACAATTGTAAGCCATAATACACAATCCTAACACTAGCCTAGAGAATCGTTTATCGTATATATCAAAAGAGGAAAGATCcgtttatttcatttatataaatagaaTTGCCACAACAGTGCGAGGGTTGGCTTAtcataaaaccaagttcaattaGTTATCAAAtctaccaggattataatttaataagccagacgcgcgtttcgtctacataaaactcatcagtgacgctcagatcaaaatagtaataaagccaaTCTAGTACAAATATGAAGAatattgagaaccaaaaattccaaaaaaagtttGCGTATTTGTCGGGCAAATATGACAGTTTTGGCAATATTTTGTCGCTCCTACTCCATAATTTGTCGAAGTTACACCGTATTTATCTATGTATAGATGTATCATATTCAACATTTCTACTAAGACCGt
It contains:
- the LOC139501202 gene encoding uncharacterized protein; this encodes MHVNNSFSDKNRLTEESQERNISFSKSKVILVIFAISLHVIPTAAVVKISVETKSDEEFRQDLEQDKSFPQYNIMKDNRDIQYMVNEAKKNRFQRIWTILDEKPYLINVIPENESYSLLHLATLLNNTDAVYKLSNFTSCDVLVKSAPTFKRKNAGDKTPEQLAKNNVIKVYLKTFTEKRMQERFGNTPVFVTTQAKGEKYNTLGLPLMLLTMSSYKKTFFGNTSLSPSDHFQNLLNYTFQSSKVRLKNVENEVINSLYGFNANSAKILRVNTTRLFYGKIVKLYTGNHVYMEMNKALKREALFDYNTYRPRSSALHFGPYALMLDSVLTFWNELIPYTEITYRGVSVNISSHYDVNMTFVYLDFVSTTDDKKIAESFAGTHGSVLVIDNTHFCAWQPRDIAKYSDFPHEREYLYPSGAEFLVTAMDGRHIFLKLVNPSILGK